A segment of the Actinomycetota bacterium genome:
GGAGGCCATCCGGCTGTACCGCGGCATCGTTTCCCGCTACCCGCTCCCGCAGTATGTGATCGCGCTAGGCGACCAGTACACGGCCACGGGGCAGACCGCGGAGGCGCAGCGGCAGTACGCGCTGGTCCGGGTGGAGGAGAAGCTCTTCCAGGCCAACGGCGTCAACGTGGACCTCGAGCTGGCCCTGTTCGACGCGGACCACGGAAATCCCCGGGCCGCGGTGGCCGCCGCGAAGACGGAATGGGGCCGCCGGCACAGCGTCCTGGTGGCCGACGCCCTGGGGTGGGCGCTCCACGCCAACGGACACGACGCCGAGGCCCTCCGGTACGCCACGTTCGCCACGAAGCTCGGGTACCGGAACGCGCTCCTGTACTTCCACCGAGGGATGATCGAGAAGGCGCTGGGTGACGCCCCGGCGGCCCGCCGCGACCTTCAGGCGGCGCTCGACATCAACCCTCGCTTCTCCATCCTGTACTCGCCGGTGGCGGCGCAGGCCCTGGCGGCGCTGGGAGGCCCGGCGTGAGGAAGGCGCTCCGGGCGGTGGCGGTGGCGGGCCTGGTGCTGGCCGGGCTGTTCGTGTGGGCGGGACCGGCCTCCGCCCACCCGCTCGGGAACTTCACCATCAACCTGTACAGCGGCCTGGTCATCGAGCCCGGCCGCCTCCAGGTGAACTACGTCCTGGACATGGCCGAGATCCCCACGTTCCAGGAGATGCCGAGGATCGACACCGACGGCGACGGGACCGCCAGCCCGGCCGAGCGGTCCGCCTACGCGGCGGCCAAGGCCGGGCAGCTGGTCCGGGGCGTGACCGCGACGGCGAACGGTCGGAGGATCGCGCTCCAGGTGGTCTCGAGCTCCATGCGCTTCCGGCCGGGCCAGGGCGGGCTCCCCATCCTGCGCCTGGAAGCGGAGTTCGCCGGCGCCGTCCCGAGGACGGGGACCCTGGAGTACCGGGAGGGGAACTACGCCGGCCGGATCGGATGGCGGGAGATCACGGCGGTCGGCGCCGACGGCGCCACCGTGCGCGGCTCCGACGTGCCGGCCCGCAGCATGAGCGACGCGCTGCTGTCGTATCCGACGGCCCTGCTGTCGAGCCCGCTGCACGTGACCACCGCCACGCTCCAGTTCGAGCCCGGTGCGAGCGGGGCCGCCCCGGCGCTTCCCTCGGCGGGCGCGGAGAGCGCCCGGCCCGGCATCACCGGCGGAGCGTTCGCCCGGCTGGCCACGTGGACCGGCCTCTCCGTCCCGGTGTTCCTGCTGGCGCTGCTGCTGGCCATGGGGTTCGGCGCGGTGCACGCGCTCCTGCCCGGCCACGGCAAGACCATCATGGCGGCGTACCTGGTGGGCGCCGGCGGCCGCATGAAGCAGGCCGTGCAGGTGGGCCTGGCCGTGGCGTTCATGCACACGGCCTCCGTCCTCGGCATCGGAGTGGG
Coding sequences within it:
- a CDS encoding nickel transporter produces the protein MRKALRAVAVAGLVLAGLFVWAGPASAHPLGNFTINLYSGLVIEPGRLQVNYVLDMAEIPTFQEMPRIDTDGDGTASPAERSAYAAAKAGQLVRGVTATANGRRIALQVVSSSMRFRPGQGGLPILRLEAEFAGAVPRTGTLEYREGNYAGRIGWREITAVGADGATVRGSDVPARSMSDALLSYPTALLSSPLHVTTATLQFEPGASGAAPALPSAGAESARPGITGGAFARLATWTGLSVPVFLLALLLAMGFGAVHALLPGHGKTIMAAYLVGAGGRMKQAVQVGLAVAFMHTASVLGIGVGVFLLAQFAPEQVYPWITLASGLLVVGLGVGLLLSRLRSRAATAHAHPHVEAPKNGHAMTRELVGASVSGPVGALGPAGGPSWASPPPNP